AATGAATTTTGGAGTGATGCAAAGGGACGGTCTAGTAACTGAGATTCTTTTGCTGCTGTTGTCACTGAAATTTGCAGAAATAAAAATGAGTAGGGTcatatacaggagccctggtggcgcagtggttaaagtccttggctgctaaccgaaaggttggcggtttgaacccaccagctgctccgagggagaaacatgtggcagtccgcttccgtaaagattaacagccttggaaacgctatggggcagttctactccgtccttataggatcactatgagttggaatcggctcggtggcaatgggtagttttggtttggttagggcCATATTCAGGCACATGCACGCCACGTCTCCATCACCTTCCAGGGCCTGCATCATCAAAAGTGGAAGGAGCCCCAAGCAGTCAGATAAAGACATTCTCAGCCTCCTCCAGGAGCTGGCCCTAGGTTAGGCGCCTTCTACTTTTGATGATGCGGCCCAGAAGGATGATGGAGAGTGGATGGGGCAGGTTGTGCTTTGCCACATGAGCTGCCTGCCCTGACCAGACAGAGGGCTTCATTCCCATCAGATTTAAAGGGAATAATCTCTTGCACTCATCACTTGCTATTTCAAGCAACTGCAGACGAGGCAGTTTTGGAAGCAGCAAAAAAGGCTCAGGTATTGCGGTTGGGCCCAAGCGTCAGCTACGGGAGAGCTGGTCACAGGGCTGCGCTTGGGTGGGTGGGCCAGGCCGGAAGTGGAAGGGGCAGCACAGGTACTCACTGCAGCCGCACCCTCCACCCCAGGGCGGGAAGGGGGGCAACATTGGAGGCCTGGCTTTCTTGCCCTGGCCTGTGCTCTAGGCAAGTCACTCCCCACCCTCTCTTGGCCTCTGCAGGATGAGGGCGGGGCTGGGCCCAGTCCTGGGGAAGTCACCTGTGTGTATGTCTCCCTGCCATGCTATGCAGGTGCAGGTGTAAACAGGCCCTGAGCATGTGAGGAACAGGCCTGCACCTGGAAAGGCTCCTTCCACGTGGTGTGAGGGAGCCAGGAAGTTGCCGCCCCCTCCAACTGCAGGCCTAGGATCCCAGGACACCAAAGCTGGGCATGCACCCTGATTACCAGGAAGCAGAGCCCGAGAGAGGGAAGGGTCTGGCACAGGGGTCTTGTTTTCTCACTGGTGCTGCTTCTCCAGGGTTAAGAGTAACTCTGATTTAAAGGGTCAAACCTAAGCTCCCTCCCTGCACCTGCATGGGGAGGAGCTGATCAGGTTTCTGGGCAGCTGGGGGCGTGGGTACCTTGGAGAGGAGAACGTGCTGTTAGCAAAGAGCTGTCCTCTTTAGCTTGTGGTTGTACCTACAGCTTTACAGTTAGTAAAGCAAGACGCTTAAATGGCCATATTGCACCCCCCAAGTACCACAGGAGACAGCCATGCCAGGTGCGCTCCCAGCCATTTGACAGAGAGGGACACTGGGGATCAGAGAACTTAAGTGACTTAAATAAGAAGAGGAGTTAGGACTGTAACGTAAACATTAGAGTGGAACAAACTTTAGTTCACAAAAGGATAAACTTTTGATGCTTACAACTGTCCAAGAGAGGAATAGCCTGCTTTGTTAAGAGGTGAATTTCTCGTCCCTGGGCGTTATCTAAGTAGTGTCTGGGTATCTGCTTGCTGGGGATATTATGGTGGGTGTTCACACACTGGACAAGGGGTTAACGACCTGGAAGTGGGGTCCTTTTCCAGCCTAAGGGGAAAGGTGGGTATAGAAGAGGTTAGGCTCACCTGCGCTTCTCATTCCATGCGTTGTACCACTTGATGAACCGCTTGGTGCTCTGCAGCTTGGGGTGCAGGCAGTGCTCCTGACCCCGGTACCTGGACACGCTCTTGGTGGTGATGCTGAAACAGAGTAGGATAGGGTGGAGGGTTCGGGGGCCTGAAGAACAGCTCCTTGTGGGACCTGTGGGTGGACCCCTTCTCTCCGAATCAGGGCACCAAGAGACTGCGGCCTCCCCCCTCCTCTCCGGGGAGCCTACCCATGTGGTCACTTCCTGGTTGGAAGGTTCTGGATGTCACTTTAATCTCTGATTCCACATTAGGGTATGACTCTGTACCCCATGGAACCCTCAGGATCTGGGAAAGCCTCCCTCCCTGCATTCTCTGTGTTGTGCTTTGTCTATGGGGCTCATGCCTTCCTTGGGGCCAAGTGCAGGGGCTCTCCCATGTCTGAACAGAGCCAGATGCGGAGAGAGCTCATGGCGGTGAGGCGTGAGGGTCAAGGCCTCTTTCCTTGGATTCAAGGGGCTCCACAGCAGGGCTAAGACATCCCTGCAGACACTAAGTCCTGGGCCCTAAACCCCGGTCCTCCCCAACCCTCTGCAGATTCTCCCGGGGCTGGGCACTTGCTGATCCTCAATCTAAGGAATGTCAGCCTTGAATCCCATTTGGATTTCTGAGCATGAAGATTCAGTTATTCCCTTGGGCAGGAAAATAAGATCTCCCTTCTCCACAGCCCTGAAGATCTCAGGCCTCTATCAGCTATGTTCCAGCACCCAGCGGAGGCGAAGCCATGCAGTAGAGAAGCAGGGTGGTATTGTGCAGAGTGCaggggcctgggtttgaatcctggctctgttgcTCACTGGCTGTGGGACCTTGAGTAGCCTCTCTGAACCCAGTGTGCCTTTCTGTAAAGTGGGTATAATAATAGGACCACATCATAGGACTATGAAGATGATTAAAAGATATAATCTATGCAAAGTGCCTAGCACCTGGCAGGTACACAATGAATAGTGATGGTTATTAGTAATTAGTTATGGAAGATAAGATGGCCAAGGGGAGGGGGGGGACGAGACTGCTGCCCAGACTGCTGTGCCCCTCTCAGCCAGGGCTGGGCCATGGGACACCCACCACTGGGGTGGCAGTAGTTATGAGGAAGCTTCTGGGTGGTGCGGGGAGGAAGGTATTCAAGGATGAGAAGCCACCTAGATGACTTGGAAAAGCAGAAGGTGAGAGGTGATGATGCCACCCCCTAAGGGGTCACAGTGAGAACAAAGGTGTGGTGTGGCATGGGGGCTGGTGAATCGGCTGGCAGAGGGTGGAGGACAGAGAGGGGTGGCTGGAGGTATGATGGGAAGGAGAAGGCCAGGGAGGGAGACCCGCCAACTAGTTCTCCACAGGTTACCAAAGGTAAAGTCTCAGGGCTCATGGCCCTAGTTCTAGAAGGGGGCAGAGTTGCCAAGAGCCCTGCATTTTCAAaggataacccattgctgttcagtcaattctggttcatagtgaccctacaggacagagtagaactgccccatggggagaGAAAATAGGATCTTGCCACCAGAATAGAGACAGTATGTTTCTGGCCAAGCTGTTCTCTTCCCTTCAGCGTGCTCTGAATTTCCAGGGGCCCCCCACCAGGGCCTAAACTCCCCAGGGCAGGTCATGGGCCTTCCACTAATGCCCCGTGGTAGGCCCTGCCTTTGCTGGTCCTCTCTCTCTGAGACATGCGGGTCTTTATCCACCTCAACAGCAGCCCCGTGGGTCTCGTCTCTAGGTCTTAAGCATGAGGCCAGGCTTCAGAGTGTAACCTATATGTTTTCCACCTCCTTGTACCTAGTCACTCTGCAGGAATTTAACAAATGCATTTCTTTCTCTGCCTACAATGCTGCTTTTGCACTCAGAACGAAAGGACATGGTAAAGCCTGACAAAAATCCCCTTTTCCGTTAGTTCCAGGTACAGGTTGCAGACCACAGATACTGGAGGTCAGGGAGAGCCGGGAGAGGATGCTTCAGCCCTCCCACAACAGGGCTCCAATGCCCCAGCACGGTACTGGGACGATGCATATTGGTTGCTGGGGTGGAGACACAAGGATTCATGCCCCATGCCCCAGCAATTACTCAGAAATTCTGGGTCCTGCTTCCCTCTCCTCAGTGGTTCTGGGGTGCTGAGGGCTTTGGTGACAGCTCAGCTGACACATGAGACACTTTGCCTCTTCTAGCAACTGGACTTTTCTGGACCCTTCTGGATGCAAGGACTCTCACTTGCAAAGCAGACCACCCCCCGGGACTCAGCAGAGATTTCTAGGTAACTCAGGGTGAATTGGAAAACTTGCTTTTATTCAGCGTTTGTGACTGAAAACCTGCTTTGGCAAAAAGTGCCGGTCCCTTGTCTGCTCTAGAGACTCTTAGGATCTTGGGCTGGAAGAGGAGCCTccagggcttcaggaatggcaGAGGTTGGGGAGGGGCAGAAGGGAGTGTGGTGGGTTGGGGTAGAGTTTAGGAGAGGCTGACTGTGTGCTGACCTCATGAAGTCCTTGCAAGTGTTCAAAAGGCTATGTAAAGCCTTCCCATGTACTTTCCTGGTTGTTGTCTTCCTGTGTATTCTGGGAAGTTTAGCCAGGAGGAATAGCAAGCTTGCTTACTGAGGGCCCTGTCCTTTTGAGGAGTTACTGCACCCCATATTCCACTTCTCCTGCCCTGCAAGGCCGCAGTGCCCGGGCTTGGTATATGGAGAATTTTTCAGGACTTCGAGGAGTGTGAACTTAACCTCCTTCATTTCCAGCTCTCAAGCTAGAAGTACTGACGGGCTTGTAgtctccccaccacccccactcTCCCAGCTAGTTTGACCCCTGGCCTCCACCAAAAAAGGATTTTCTGGCAGTTTTTCTGGAGTTTAGTCTGCAAGGCAAGGAGCAGGACAAAGGAACGGGGACAAATAGGTTAATTTAGGAAGGAAGGCAGTGGGCTGTAGCTCAGACACAGTGACTTCCCGAATTGCCCCAGCGCTGTGGCTCCCACGCGGCGGGGCCCTGCCTTCACAGACACTGTGTGGAGGCCTCTGGGCCGGCAGGGCCAGCAGGGCCAGCAGGCAGAAGGGGCTTGCCCAGACTGAGAATAAAGTGTGCCCTGTttctgggggaggggaagaggggcCAATGGTCCGTGGCAGCAGATATTTGGTAGCTGTTTTGCCAAGGGCTCCCTCCCTGGCCAAGAGCGTATTGATGGGGAAACAGCGGCGCTGGCCTCAAGTGGTTAATTGGGAAGGCCAAAGAGCAAGGAAACCCAGCATTCTCTCACTCTGCCCCAGATTTTAAAATATTCGCCACATTCTCACCAAGCAGGGCTCTGGTGGCCTCACATATTAACCCCAGCAGGGCAGCTTCCACAGACCGCTTGGGCACAGGGACGCATAAGAAGTCCAGAGGGCCAGGGAAGAGCAAGAATCATTTTCAGAATGAATTCACTAGATGCCAACAACTGGCTGTCCCAGGACGGTCCCCTGAATGGAAAAAAGTCTCTGAGAGGCCTGAGAATTTCAGATAAAGCTTGTTTTAATTCTCTCTCCAGTGACAGGGGAGACAACAGCCTCCCTTGAGTAGTTTGGGATGTTTTCAGTGATTTCAATCTGAGTGTTCTAAGTTGGCACATGGGAGCCACTTAACCCTTGCTCTCCGTTAGAGGGGTTGGCAGTGCAGGTATGGAGGCTACCTATTTGAATCCTAGCAAGGGTGAACTCCCTGGAGAGGCTGTTTCCGGAGCACAGGACAGTGACCCCCTTTctagactgtcttccaaattgtCGCGCCAGCGTCCTAAGGACTCACTGGGCAATTACAAAGGCTTTTCAAAGGCCCTGACAAAGGCGGAGAGAAATGTTGGTTAGCCCGACCCAGCTCAGGCTGTGCCCCAGGACTCGATTAAAAGAAGCGCAACCTCAAGCACACTGGTGAGGAGCGACAACTCACATAACCATCTTCTCCTCGCAGTGCGGGTACTTTGGCTTCATTTCCAGCTTCTTCACGTCGCTGTAGCGGATCTTGGGTCCCTTCCGGGAGCACTTGCATTTGGACCCTACAGGAAAACGCGCCAGTAGCCACTCAGTTGCATGCAGAGTATCCTGCCCTAAATCACCTTCGGTGCCCACCCAGACCCCCGTGAGCCCAGGATGCCAAGCAATTCGCGCTTGGGTTCCCCAGGACGGAACAGGACGGAGACAAGGAAACTTCCAGGCACTCACCGTCCACGCGCGCGGCGCACAGCGCCAGAAGCAGCAGGACCAGTGCGGCCGTCAGGAGCCTCATGCTGGCTGGAGCGGCGCGGCGACGGAGCAGGGACGCGGAGACGGCGCCTGTGCGTCCGTGCGGCGGCCCTGAGACGCCGCCCGGCTCGGCCTGCTGTGCCCGGAGCGCGCCTCCTGGCCCGGCTCGCGCCGGCTGCGCCCGTCGGTGGGTGTCTCTGGGTTGTCTCCGCGCGCTGCGCTCTGCGCTCGGCTCTGCGCTGGGCTTCGCgttctctccacagcctccctcCGCCCGCTCTGGCCTCTTTTAAATCCGCTGCTGCCCTCGTAGCGAGCGAGCTCATTAATATGCAGAACCACTCGTTGACTCACTGAGATTTCTCAACGCCGTGGAGGGAGGAGACCTTCCCAGTCCGCCCGCAGCCCGCCGCCCGCTCCAGGACCGCGAGCGCAGCGGCGTACACTCGGAGCCACGCGCGCACACTCACCCACACACATCCGCTACCTTCTCGCTCACacaacactctctccttcatACACTTGCACAGCCAGActtgcacacacacgcacacacgcacgcacacacacacacccccagtgCCCCAGCTCTGCCTTGGGGAGACTGAGCGGTGAAGAGTCCGCTTAAGGGCACTgtttttctgatttgttccttctggctAGATAGGCCCACTGTTCTGAGTCTCTCGGGAGACCCATCTACTCTGACAGACCTGGAAAGGTTTTGGAGGAGATGCTAAGTGTGAGTGCCAGCAGGCCTGACTCCTAGGGCGCTGGCAACTCCTGTTGGGCCAGCAGTCCCAATGGCTAGAGCATAAGGCCGCGTCTGGAAGGGGTTGGGGGAGGTTGTTGTAGGCTGTGCAGCGGCAAAGCCATTGCCTGTGGTCACTGGTGTTGACCcaaagtgtgtgtgtggaaaGGTTTGGCCACTCTGAGAGGAAGCCTCTCTAACGTGGGTATGTGGTCTGGGTGGCTGTATGGGAAGAACCAGACTGGGGTTCCTCACCGTCACATCATCCTCCAAAGCCAAGCAGAGGACTCTAGGGGAGACATGACAATTATGGGCCTCTGGATGAAGACTTCCACCATGCCAGGCTAAAGATATTGTGTAGTGGTTGTGGGCACAGTTTTGGAGGCAGAAATTCTCATCCCATTACTACTGATGGGGGATCTTGGACAAGTGACTTCATGATTCTAAGCCTTTGCttcgtcatctgtaaaatggggatagttacAGTGCCTGTCACAGGGCAGCAGTGAGGGAGGATTATATGAGATCATACCTGTAAAATGTCTAATAGAGCACCTGATCCCTAGTCAGCATCCAGGAAATGTGACTTTCTGGCATtatcattatatattttattttaagtcTTAAACTCCCCTTtcaagttggatttttttttaaattgtgctttaggtgaaagtttacatccaaattagtttttcattcaaaaatttatatgccaattgttttgtgacattggttgcaatccctgcactGTGTCAGgaccctccccctttccctttccaccccggtctcccgtgtccattcgtccagttttcctgtcccttcatgCTTCTTGTGTTTGCtcctgggcaggtgttgcccatttgatctggTATACTTGATCGAACTAAGAAGcgcattcctcacatgtgttgtttcctgttttatggacctgtccaatctttggctggaaggtggacttcagcagtggcttcagttctcagtTAGAAGGGTATCCACGTACCACAGTCTtggggatccctccagtctctgtcagaccagtaagtctggtctttttttttttttaatttaaattctgttctacattttgttcctgctctgcccaggaccctctatttgatc
The window above is part of the Elephas maximus indicus isolate mEleMax1 chromosome 2, mEleMax1 primary haplotype, whole genome shotgun sequence genome. Proteins encoded here:
- the CXCL14 gene encoding C-X-C motif chemokine 14 → MRLLTAALVLLLLALCAARVDGSKCKCSRKGPKIRYSDVKKLEMKPKYPHCEEKMVIITTKSVSRYRGQEHCLHPKLQSTKRFIKWYNAWNEKRRVYEE